A genome region from Glutamicibacter arilaitensis Re117 includes the following:
- the nucS gene encoding endonuclease NucS, giving the protein MRLVVAKCSVDYEGRLRAHLPLATRLIMVKADGSVLIHSDGGSYKPLNWMNPPLTLHEVEPGEDAAAMGATATWTVSSAKTDDKLTINFHSFEHDSAHILGTDPGLIKDGVEADLQRLLAEQIELLGTGHQLIRREYMTAIGPVDILARDAKGATVAVELKRRGDIDGVEQLTRYLELLNRDPLLKPVTGVFAAQQIKPQARTLAEDRGIRCLTLDYDAMRGVDDSAGRLF; this is encoded by the coding sequence GTGCGTTTAGTGGTAGCAAAGTGTTCAGTTGATTACGAGGGCCGTCTTCGAGCCCACCTTCCCTTGGCGACCCGTTTGATCATGGTCAAGGCCGACGGTTCGGTTCTCATTCACTCAGATGGCGGCAGCTACAAGCCGCTGAACTGGATGAATCCACCGCTGACCCTGCATGAGGTCGAGCCAGGCGAGGATGCCGCAGCCATGGGCGCCACCGCGACCTGGACTGTGTCCAGCGCGAAGACCGATGACAAGCTGACCATCAACTTCCACAGCTTCGAGCACGACTCGGCCCACATCCTGGGCACCGATCCGGGGCTGATCAAGGATGGCGTGGAAGCTGACCTGCAGCGCCTGCTGGCCGAACAGATCGAGCTGCTGGGCACCGGGCACCAGTTGATCCGCCGCGAATACATGACCGCCATCGGCCCGGTAGACATCTTGGCTCGCGATGCCAAGGGTGCCACCGTGGCCGTGGAGCTCAAGCGCCGCGGCGACATCGATGGCGTGGAACAGCTAACCCGTTACTTGGAACTGCTGAACCGCGATCCCCTGCTCAAGCCAGTGACCGGTGTTTTTGCCGCCCAGCAGATCAAGCCGCAGGCACGTACCTTGGCTGAGGACCGCGGAATCCGTTGCCTGACACTGGACTACGACGCCATGCGCGGCGTGGACGACTCGGCCGGACGCCTCTTCTAA
- a CDS encoding DUF4126 domain-containing protein, translated as MDPLTASLMAIGSGSAAGLRPYFTVLALGIAGLAIPDTAPEMISSAARQIPESITNPWVLGICAVLAIGEAGVDKIPFLNLSMESISVWLRPIFGALVGIGLGANSGVEVAILTGLLGAGSALSVSLGKSSVTAATNVVPEPITQWIRSLIEDFGALILVFAAVLLPVLAAALGLAAVLIGFFLYRMFRKVYRAMKNRFGSVKEHQAAAQAARQAQAQAGEKNSATQTLRRLAAGADPSRQPPSGTSS; from the coding sequence TTGGATCCGCTGACAGCTTCGCTCATGGCCATTGGCAGCGGTTCAGCTGCGGGCCTGCGTCCTTATTTCACGGTTTTGGCCCTGGGTATCGCGGGACTGGCGATTCCAGATACTGCGCCGGAAATGATTTCCTCTGCGGCCAGGCAGATTCCTGAAAGCATCACCAACCCGTGGGTTCTGGGAATCTGTGCGGTGCTTGCGATCGGCGAGGCCGGTGTCGATAAGATTCCGTTCTTGAATTTATCGATGGAATCCATCTCGGTGTGGCTGCGGCCCATTTTCGGTGCCCTCGTAGGCATTGGACTGGGAGCAAATTCTGGCGTGGAAGTTGCCATCCTGACCGGACTGCTCGGGGCCGGCTCCGCACTGTCGGTGAGCTTGGGCAAATCCTCGGTCACTGCAGCGACCAATGTCGTGCCCGAACCGATCACCCAGTGGATCCGCAGCCTCATCGAAGATTTCGGCGCACTGATCCTCGTCTTCGCAGCCGTGCTGCTGCCGGTCTTGGCTGCCGCGCTCGGGTTGGCCGCCGTGCTGATCGGGTTCTTCCTCTACCGCATGTTCCGCAAGGTCTACCGGGCAATGAAGAACAGATTCGGCAGCGTGAAGGAACATCAGGCGGCGGCTCAGGCTGCCCGCCAAGCGCAAGCGCAGGCCGGTGAAAAGAATAGTGCTACCCAGACGCTGCGGCGCTTGGCTGCCGGCGCTGATCCATCCCGGCAGCCACCGTCTGGAACCAGCAGCTAG
- the nagA gene encoding N-acetylglucosamine-6-phosphate deacetylase: protein MTTTRYALYATLISDGLKVTDGVLAVDGDRIRFAGNRDDFNALADADQYPVREVAPGSIIIPGLIDLHCHGALGADFSAPDHSSAAKAIAHLHRSGTTTLLASLVTAEPTAMIEAAELLAELAEAGQIAGIHAEGPFLSEARCGAQDPRYLQAPDPDFVSELVAASRGQLRTMTYAPELAGSEELIEQLVSQGVVPSLGHTNASAQCTADSLRFAREQLRSAGVDGFTERPTVTHLFNGMPPLHHREPGPVAACLEEAVNRNAFVELIADGVHLSPDTVRLVYRLVGAENILLVSDSMAATGLADGQYTLGPQEVNVAMGQARLASDNSLAGGTCTLLEVLQRAVQAGVSPVQAVTSATAIPASLIGLADEVGSLHYGFAADALVLDADLQLVQTIRKGEYL from the coding sequence ATGACTACGACGCGCTACGCCCTTTACGCAACCCTCATCTCCGATGGTCTCAAGGTCACCGATGGCGTGCTCGCCGTGGACGGAGACCGCATTCGTTTTGCCGGCAACCGCGATGACTTCAACGCCCTGGCCGATGCTGATCAGTATCCGGTGCGCGAGGTGGCTCCCGGCTCCATCATTATTCCGGGCCTGATCGACCTACACTGCCATGGTGCACTCGGTGCCGATTTCTCGGCACCAGATCATTCAAGTGCTGCCAAGGCAATCGCCCACCTGCACCGCTCGGGTACTACCACCCTGCTCGCCTCGCTGGTCACCGCCGAGCCGACCGCGATGATCGAAGCAGCAGAGCTGCTGGCCGAATTAGCCGAGGCAGGGCAGATCGCCGGCATCCATGCCGAGGGCCCGTTCCTGTCCGAAGCGCGTTGCGGCGCCCAGGATCCGCGCTATCTGCAGGCCCCGGATCCCGATTTCGTCTCCGAGCTGGTAGCCGCCAGCCGCGGCCAGCTGCGTACCATGACCTATGCTCCCGAGCTGGCCGGCAGCGAGGAGCTCATTGAACAGCTCGTCTCCCAGGGCGTGGTCCCCTCGCTGGGACACACCAACGCCAGCGCCCAGTGCACCGCAGATTCCCTGCGCTTTGCCCGTGAGCAGCTGCGCAGCGCCGGAGTGGATGGATTTACCGAACGTCCCACGGTCACCCACCTGTTCAACGGCATGCCTCCCCTGCACCACCGCGAGCCCGGACCGGTGGCTGCCTGCCTGGAAGAGGCGGTGAACCGCAATGCCTTCGTGGAACTGATCGCAGACGGGGTCCATCTGTCCCCTGACACCGTGCGCTTGGTCTACCGCCTGGTCGGCGCGGAGAACATCTTGCTGGTCAGCGACTCCATGGCCGCTACCGGCTTGGCTGATGGCCAATACACCCTCGGCCCGCAGGAAGTGAACGTGGCCATGGGGCAGGCACGGCTTGCCAGCGACAATTCCCTGGCCGGAGGAACCTGCACGCTGCTTGAGGTTCTCCAGCGTGCTGTGCAGGCCGGCGTCTCACCGGTTCAGGCCGTCACCTCGGCTACTGCCATCCCGGCCTCGCTGATCGGCCTGGCCGATGAGGTAGGGTCGCTGCACTATGGATTCGCCGCCGATGCGCTGGTCCTGGACGCTGACCTGCAGCTGGTCCAGACGATCCGCAAGGGCGAATACCTCTAG
- a CDS encoding F0F1 ATP synthase subunit epsilon, whose product MAELQVEIVAADHFVWSGAAKLVKARSVDGEIGVLPGHVPMLSVLAAGDLEIEPISESRFSVQIDGGFFSVDSDRVVIVADNAVLGTAA is encoded by the coding sequence ATGGCTGAGCTTCAGGTCGAAATCGTCGCGGCTGACCACTTCGTGTGGTCCGGCGCTGCGAAGCTGGTCAAGGCTCGTTCGGTGGACGGCGAGATCGGTGTACTGCCCGGTCACGTTCCGATGCTGTCCGTGCTTGCCGCTGGGGATCTGGAAATCGAACCGATTTCCGAGTCCCGCTTCTCGGTCCAGATCGATGGAGGTTTCTTCTCCGTGGATTCGGATCGCGTAGTGATCGTTGCTGACAACGCTGTGCTTGGTACCGCAGCGTAG
- a CDS encoding AI-2E family transporter produces MEQDQPRPHRNKHAPEKSLDGSEHAAKPVASGQESPAHSQPHEANSQPASPASPAAQVPRSPASTPTSNDDVREGWTKKIAGKVGKILNNPQHAPAPGEESAALLEGSPEPIPALHPIAMGFLGTIGVGIALGGFYLLTNVGSLMTWIAIALFIALGLDPIVRFLMRRGLSRPLAVAATMVSLLAIFGGFMALIIPTLVNQITAFITRAPEIVDDFLKSEWVVEIDRQYAVSERIMTEVDRFFGDSGAVTNVFGGVLGVSQTVAQSMFGVLIVLVLAIYFLASLPGMMSFSLRLTPRSKRERVAELTVRITRSVGNYVMGQATVAILNCLLALILMSILGVPFTALLTLLVALLAFIPLVGGVIAGVLVTLVTLSLGWQTALIYAICYFGYLQIEAYFVSPRIMRRAVALPGAVAVISVIAGGSLAGVTGALMAIPVAASAMILLHEVFVARQDRR; encoded by the coding sequence ATGGAGCAAGATCAACCGCGCCCGCATCGCAATAAGCACGCGCCAGAGAAGAGTTTGGACGGTTCGGAGCACGCAGCCAAGCCAGTTGCTTCCGGGCAGGAATCCCCAGCGCATTCCCAGCCGCATGAGGCAAATTCCCAGCCAGCGAGCCCAGCTTCTCCTGCTGCGCAGGTCCCGCGCTCCCCAGCTTCCACCCCCACGTCCAATGACGATGTGCGCGAAGGATGGACCAAGAAGATTGCCGGTAAAGTGGGCAAGATTCTCAATAACCCCCAGCACGCTCCAGCGCCCGGCGAGGAATCGGCCGCCCTCTTGGAAGGCTCCCCCGAACCGATCCCGGCGTTGCATCCAATCGCCATGGGCTTCTTGGGCACCATCGGTGTGGGCATTGCCTTAGGCGGCTTCTACCTGCTGACCAATGTCGGTTCGCTGATGACCTGGATTGCCATCGCGCTGTTCATCGCCTTGGGCCTTGATCCGATTGTGCGCTTCCTGATGCGCAGGGGCCTGTCCCGTCCGCTGGCCGTGGCCGCAACCATGGTCAGCCTGCTAGCGATCTTCGGCGGCTTCATGGCCCTGATCATCCCTACCCTGGTCAACCAGATCACCGCCTTCATCACCCGCGCTCCGGAAATCGTCGACGATTTCCTCAAGAGCGAATGGGTTGTGGAAATTGACCGGCAATATGCGGTCTCCGAGCGCATCATGACCGAAGTCGACCGTTTCTTTGGCGATTCCGGCGCGGTGACCAATGTCTTCGGCGGCGTACTGGGTGTCTCGCAGACCGTCGCCCAGTCCATGTTCGGCGTGCTGATCGTGCTGGTGCTGGCCATTTACTTCTTGGCTTCCCTGCCGGGCATGATGAGCTTCTCCCTGCGCCTGACCCCGCGCTCCAAGCGCGAGCGCGTCGCCGAGCTGACCGTGCGCATTACCCGTTCGGTGGGCAACTACGTGATGGGCCAAGCCACGGTGGCGATATTGAACTGCCTGCTGGCCTTGATCCTGATGAGCATCCTGGGCGTTCCGTTTACCGCCCTGCTCACCTTGCTGGTGGCGTTGCTGGCTTTCATCCCGCTGGTCGGCGGAGTCATCGCCGGGGTGCTGGTAACCCTGGTGACCTTGTCCTTGGGCTGGCAGACCGCCTTGATTTATGCGATCTGCTACTTCGGCTACCTGCAGATCGAGGCGTACTTCGTTTCGCCTCGCATCATGCGCCGCGCGGTGGCACTACCGGGCGCCGTCGCCGTGATCTCGGTAATTGCCGGAGGCTCGCTGGCCGGGGTTACCGGCGCGCTGATGGCCATCCCGGTCGCAGCCAGCGCCATGATCTTGCTGCACGAAGTCTTCGTCGCACGGCAGGACCGCCGGTAG
- a CDS encoding DUF2550 domain-containing protein — MFEITAPVLIALLILIGIAMFFGAMAVRRIQLRRTLGTFDASILAPNGKWIMAIGRYGGAHLDLLRFFSVSPIPSFVIERRGLDITGRREPTDEEASRIPPGFIIVMLDRNGEELLLAMDYRDYTGFSAWLEAGPIAGSWQI; from the coding sequence TTGTTTGAGATAACCGCACCAGTTCTGATCGCGTTGCTGATCTTGATCGGCATCGCCATGTTCTTTGGCGCCATGGCCGTGCGCCGCATTCAATTGCGGCGCACGCTGGGCACCTTCGATGCGTCGATCCTTGCGCCTAACGGCAAATGGATCATGGCCATCGGCCGCTACGGCGGAGCGCATCTGGACCTGTTGCGGTTTTTCTCTGTTTCACCCATCCCCAGCTTCGTTATCGAACGCAGGGGACTGGACATCACCGGACGGCGCGAGCCGACCGATGAGGAAGCCTCGCGGATCCCGCCGGGCTTCATCATCGTGATGCTGGACCGGAACGGAGAAGAGCTGCTGCTGGCCATGGACTACCGTGACTACACCGGCTTCTCGGCCTGGCTGGAAGCCGGACCGATTGCCGGAAGCTGGCAGATCTAG
- a CDS encoding F0F1 ATP synthase subunit delta, producing the protein MASVSSESLAKALAFLEPKLALASIELPKELFAVLEVLDANAGLRRALTDPARDAAEKAGLLAQLLHGKVSADAEDTVAQLASTRWSSERDISDALETLAVTAVTAVAEQQDGASGLNKLEQDLFSFIEVVRGNHELQRALDDAQAPVEAKRALALKLVPNASQTSQVLISQAVSNPRGLKPAALLERFVELVAKRQQRWIASVTSSVELSATQLSRLETSLNKLYGRQLKLNATIDPSLVGGLVVKVGDEVVDASVASRVADLRRALAS; encoded by the coding sequence ATGGCAAGTGTATCGAGCGAGTCACTAGCAAAGGCTTTGGCGTTCCTGGAACCCAAGCTGGCACTGGCATCTATTGAGCTGCCTAAGGAACTGTTCGCGGTCCTGGAAGTACTGGATGCAAATGCCGGTCTTCGCCGCGCATTGACTGACCCAGCCCGTGATGCTGCCGAAAAGGCAGGCCTCTTGGCCCAGCTGCTGCACGGAAAGGTCTCGGCTGACGCTGAGGACACCGTTGCCCAGCTGGCTTCTACCCGTTGGAGCTCGGAACGCGACATTAGCGATGCGCTCGAAACGCTGGCTGTCACTGCGGTTACCGCAGTGGCTGAGCAGCAGGACGGCGCTTCGGGGCTGAACAAGCTGGAGCAGGATCTGTTCTCCTTCATCGAGGTAGTTCGTGGCAACCACGAACTGCAGCGTGCGTTGGATGATGCACAGGCCCCAGTCGAGGCAAAGCGCGCTCTCGCGCTGAAGCTCGTGCCTAACGCGTCGCAGACCTCTCAGGTATTGATCTCGCAGGCAGTTTCGAACCCTCGTGGTTTGAAGCCAGCAGCTTTGCTTGAACGCTTCGTGGAGCTCGTGGCCAAGCGCCAGCAGCGCTGGATCGCTTCGGTGACCAGCTCTGTAGAGCTTTCGGCGACTCAGCTTTCGCGCCTGGAGACCAGCCTGAACAAGCTTTACGGTCGTCAGCTCAAGCTCAACGCCACTATCGACCCATCGCTGGTCGGTGGACTGGTAGTCAAGGTTGGCGACGAAGTTGTCGACGCTTCCGTGGCATCGCGCGTGGCAGATTTGCGCCGCGCCTTGGCCAGCTAG
- the atpD gene encoding F0F1 ATP synthase subunit beta, with protein sequence MTAQLNEQVTAGAIGRIARVTGPVVDVEFPADALPAIYNALTAELTLNGETKKITFETSQHLGEGLVRAVSLQATDGLVRGAEVQDTGAAISVPVGDGVKGHIFNVLGDALDVDNSEIQVTERWPIHRQPPKFSELEGSTEMLETGIKSIDLLTPYIKGGKIGLFGGAGVGKTVLIQEMITRVARNFGGTSVFAGVGERTREGNDLWVEMDEANVLKDTALVFGQMDEPPGTRLRVALSALTMAEYFRDVQNQDVLLFIDNIFRFTQAGSEVSTLLGRMPSAVGYQPNLADEMGLLQERITSTKGRSITSMQAVYVPADDYTDPAPAATFAHLDATTELSREIASRGLYPAIDPLTSTSRILDPQYIGQDHYDVAIRVKAILQKNKELQDIIAILGIDELGEEDKIVVARARRIQQFLSQNTYTAKQFTGVEGSTVSIKDTIEGFKAICDGELDHIAEQAFFNIGGLDDVERQWAEIQKAS encoded by the coding sequence ATGACTGCCCAACTCAACGAGCAGGTTACCGCAGGGGCCATCGGTCGCATTGCGCGCGTGACTGGCCCGGTCGTGGACGTCGAGTTCCCAGCCGACGCACTGCCTGCTATCTACAATGCACTGACCGCTGAGCTGACCCTCAACGGCGAAACCAAGAAGATCACCTTCGAGACCAGCCAGCACCTCGGTGAGGGCCTGGTCCGCGCGGTATCGCTGCAGGCCACCGACGGCCTGGTCCGCGGTGCCGAAGTACAGGACACCGGCGCTGCCATCTCCGTCCCAGTAGGCGACGGCGTCAAGGGCCACATCTTCAACGTGCTGGGCGATGCCCTGGACGTTGACAACTCGGAGATCCAGGTCACCGAGCGCTGGCCAATCCACCGCCAGCCACCTAAGTTCTCGGAGCTTGAGGGCTCGACCGAAATGCTGGAAACCGGCATCAAGTCGATCGACCTTCTGACCCCGTACATCAAGGGCGGCAAGATCGGCCTGTTCGGCGGCGCTGGCGTTGGCAAGACCGTGCTGATCCAGGAAATGATCACCCGTGTTGCACGTAACTTCGGTGGTACCTCGGTATTCGCCGGTGTGGGCGAGCGCACCCGTGAAGGCAACGACCTCTGGGTCGAAATGGACGAAGCAAACGTTCTGAAGGACACCGCCTTGGTGTTCGGCCAGATGGATGAGCCACCTGGAACTCGTTTGCGCGTTGCACTGTCGGCTCTGACCATGGCGGAATACTTCCGCGATGTGCAGAACCAGGACGTGCTGCTGTTCATCGACAACATCTTCCGCTTCACCCAGGCAGGTTCCGAGGTGTCGACCCTTCTGGGCCGCATGCCTTCGGCCGTGGGTTACCAGCCGAACTTGGCCGATGAAATGGGTCTGCTGCAGGAACGCATCACCTCGACGAAGGGCCGCTCGATTACCTCGATGCAGGCTGTTTACGTCCCGGCCGATGACTACACCGACCCGGCTCCAGCAGCAACCTTCGCCCACTTGGATGCAACCACCGAGCTGTCGCGTGAAATCGCGTCGCGCGGCCTGTACCCGGCGATTGACCCGCTGACCTCGACCTCGCGCATCCTGGATCCGCAGTACATCGGCCAGGATCACTACGATGTAGCCATCCGCGTGAAGGCTATCTTGCAGAAGAACAAGGAACTGCAGGACATCATCGCGATCCTGGGTATCGACGAACTGGGCGAAGAAGACAAGATTGTCGTTGCCCGCGCACGTCGTATCCAGCAGTTCCTGTCGCAGAACACCTACACCGCAAAGCAGTTCACCGGTGTCGAGGGCTCGACCGTGTCGATCAAGGACACCATCGAAGGCTTCAAGGCTATTTGCGATGGCGAATTGGACCACATTGCAGAGCAGGCGTTCTTCAACATCGGCGGTCTGGACGACGTCGAGCGCCAGTGGGCCGAGATCCAGAAGGCTAGCTAA
- a CDS encoding co-chaperone YbbN has protein sequence MTDQNIPSTRGAVDLSALAHQGSEATQSAPAAAASWTTNLDQGAFEQFVGMSQQVPAIVSLGSPRVQVSVDLDATLRKLVDAKGGKFILGLVDAETYPQIAQAFQAQQIPMVVALIKGQPVPLFQGPAAEEQIVQVFAQLEQLAVQQGMSGTAPAFSGEAQQGEPELPPLHQKAVDAIDAGDYAAAEAAYLEALNEKPNDKDAQIGVYQVRLLSRTHNLDLAKSRDKAAQNPDDIAAQLDVADLDVVGGHVEDAFGRLVSLISRLADEDRERVRRRLIELYAVIGNNDPRVAASRQKLARVLF, from the coding sequence ATGACCGACCAGAACATTCCCTCAACCCGCGGTGCGGTAGATCTTTCAGCTCTGGCTCACCAGGGCTCGGAGGCTACCCAGAGCGCGCCGGCAGCTGCGGCGAGCTGGACCACCAACCTGGACCAGGGCGCGTTCGAGCAGTTCGTTGGCATGTCCCAGCAGGTTCCTGCCATTGTGTCCCTCGGTTCGCCTCGCGTGCAGGTCTCCGTGGACCTGGATGCAACCCTGCGCAAGCTCGTGGATGCCAAGGGCGGCAAATTCATCCTGGGTCTGGTGGATGCCGAAACCTATCCGCAGATCGCCCAAGCATTCCAAGCACAGCAGATTCCGATGGTGGTTGCCCTGATCAAGGGACAGCCTGTTCCGCTGTTCCAGGGTCCTGCCGCTGAAGAGCAGATTGTCCAGGTTTTCGCACAGCTTGAGCAGCTCGCAGTCCAACAGGGCATGAGCGGTACCGCCCCAGCCTTCTCCGGGGAAGCCCAGCAGGGCGAACCGGAACTTCCGCCGCTGCACCAAAAGGCCGTGGATGCCATTGATGCTGGTGACTACGCGGCTGCCGAAGCCGCGTATCTGGAAGCGCTGAACGAGAAGCCGAACGACAAGGATGCGCAGATTGGCGTGTACCAGGTTCGTTTGCTTTCCCGCACGCACAACCTGGACTTGGCCAAGTCCCGCGACAAGGCCGCGCAGAACCCTGATGACATCGCAGCCCAGCTCGATGTCGCAGATCTGGACGTGGTGGGCGGACATGTTGAGGATGCCTTTGGGCGTCTGGTGTCATTGATCTCGCGCCTGGCTGATGAGGACCGCGAGCGCGTGCGCCGCCGGTTGATCGAACTGTACGCAGTGATCGGCAACAACGATCCGCGTGTAGCGGCCTCCCGGCAGAAGCTGGCCCGCGTACTCTTCTAG
- the atpA gene encoding F0F1 ATP synthase subunit alpha, translating to MADLTINANDVRNALNEFASSYEPGKAERTEVGRVVAASDGIARVEGLPSVMANELLKFEDGTLGLAQNLDTREIGVVVLGDFTGIEAGQKVERTGEILSVPVGDGYLGRVVDPLGEPLDNLGPIASEGRRALELQAPGVTQRKSVHEPMQTGLKAIDAMIPIGRGQRQLIIGDRQTGKTAIAVDTILNQRANWESGDQTKQVRCVYVAIGQKASTIAAVRQTLEEQGALEYTTIVASPASDPAGFKYLAPYAGSAIGQHWMYGGKHVLIVFDDLSKQAEAYRAVSLLLRRPPGREAYPGDVFYLHSRLLERCAKLSDELGAGSMTGLPIIETKANDVGAFIPTNVISITDGQIFLQSDLFNANQRPAVDVGISVSRVGGSAQVKAMKKVSGTLKLELAQYRDMQAFAMFASDLDAASKQQLTRGARLMELLKQGQYTPYPVEDQVVSIWAGTNGYLDDVPVEDVRRFEGEFIDYLRHRTDVLTVIGQTGKLENETLEAMKTAVADFKAGFFGEGDDKLVAAGHEEHDALDSESVDQEQIVKQKR from the coding sequence ATGGCCGATTTGACCATCAATGCCAACGACGTCCGTAATGCCCTAAACGAGTTCGCATCTTCCTACGAACCGGGTAAGGCAGAGCGCACCGAGGTGGGACGCGTCGTCGCCGCGAGCGACGGCATCGCCAGAGTGGAAGGCCTTCCTTCCGTCATGGCAAACGAGTTGCTGAAGTTCGAAGATGGCACCCTGGGCCTTGCCCAGAACCTCGATACCCGCGAAATCGGTGTCGTTGTGCTTGGTGACTTCACCGGCATCGAAGCTGGCCAGAAGGTCGAGCGCACCGGCGAGATCCTTTCGGTTCCAGTTGGCGACGGCTACCTCGGCCGCGTGGTTGACCCATTGGGCGAGCCACTGGACAACCTGGGCCCAATCGCTTCCGAGGGCCGCCGCGCCCTGGAGCTTCAGGCACCAGGCGTTACCCAGCGCAAGAGCGTGCACGAGCCAATGCAGACCGGTCTGAAGGCTATCGACGCCATGATCCCGATCGGCCGTGGCCAGCGTCAGCTGATCATTGGTGACCGCCAGACCGGTAAGACCGCTATCGCGGTTGACACCATTCTGAACCAGCGCGCCAACTGGGAATCCGGCGACCAGACCAAGCAGGTTCGCTGCGTCTACGTGGCAATTGGCCAGAAGGCATCGACCATCGCTGCCGTACGCCAGACCCTCGAAGAGCAGGGTGCACTGGAATACACCACCATCGTGGCTTCCCCCGCATCTGACCCAGCAGGCTTCAAGTACTTGGCACCATACGCAGGCTCGGCCATCGGCCAGCACTGGATGTACGGTGGCAAGCACGTTCTGATCGTCTTTGATGATCTGTCGAAGCAGGCTGAAGCCTACCGTGCCGTGTCCCTGCTGCTGCGCCGTCCGCCAGGACGCGAAGCTTACCCAGGTGACGTCTTCTACCTGCACTCCCGCCTGCTTGAGCGTTGCGCCAAGCTGTCGGACGAGTTGGGTGCAGGTTCGATGACTGGTCTGCCAATCATCGAAACCAAGGCCAACGACGTGGGCGCGTTCATCCCGACCAACGTCATCTCGATCACCGACGGCCAGATCTTCTTGCAGTCGGACCTGTTCAACGCCAACCAGCGTCCAGCAGTCGACGTGGGTATCTCCGTATCCCGCGTTGGTGGCTCGGCTCAGGTCAAGGCCATGAAGAAGGTCTCCGGTACTTTGAAGCTTGAATTGGCTCAGTACCGCGACATGCAGGCATTCGCGATGTTCGCTTCGGACCTGGATGCTGCTTCCAAGCAGCAGCTGACCCGTGGTGCACGTCTGATGGAACTGCTCAAGCAGGGCCAGTACACCCCATACCCAGTCGAAGACCAGGTCGTTTCGATCTGGGCCGGCACCAACGGTTACCTGGACGATGTCCCGGTTGAGGATGTACGCCGCTTCGAGGGCGAGTTCATCGACTACCTGCGCCACCGCACCGACGTGCTGACCGTGATCGGCCAGACCGGCAAGCTGGAGAACGAGACTCTGGAAGCCATGAAGACCGCTGTTGCGGACTTCAAGGCCGGCTTCTTCGGCGAAGGTGACGACAAGCTTGTCGCCGCCGGACACGAAGAGCACGACGCTCTCGATTCCGAGTCCGTTGACCAGGAACAGATCGTCAAGCAGAAGCGCTGA
- a CDS encoding F0F1 ATP synthase subunit gamma, whose amino-acid sequence MGAQIRVYRQKIGSTKSMRKIFKAMELIAASRIGKARTRVSASLPYANAITRAVTAVASQADVEHPLTTEPAQVRRAAVLVMTSDRGLAGSYSASVLKQAEHLVELLREEGKEVKTYLVGRKAQAYFDFRSREYARVWTGETDSPRFETARELRDVLLEDFDTDFEQGGVDEIHVVYTQFKSMVTQEPTVIRLLPLEVVEDESETPTDELLPLYEFEPSPEEVLDSLLPRYIDSRLFNCQLQSAASELAARQRAMKAAGDNAGELIKKYTRLLNNARQAEITQELSEIIAGADALNS is encoded by the coding sequence ATGGGAGCCCAGATTCGGGTCTACCGCCAGAAGATCGGATCGACCAAGTCGATGCGTAAGATCTTCAAGGCGATGGAACTGATCGCTGCATCCCGCATTGGTAAGGCACGTACGCGTGTCTCGGCCTCGTTGCCGTATGCCAATGCGATTACCCGTGCAGTAACCGCCGTCGCGTCCCAGGCCGATGTCGAGCATCCACTGACCACCGAGCCGGCGCAGGTTCGCCGCGCCGCGGTCTTGGTGATGACTTCGGACCGAGGACTTGCCGGGTCCTACTCCGCCAGCGTTCTGAAGCAGGCAGAGCACCTCGTGGAACTCCTGCGTGAAGAAGGCAAGGAAGTCAAGACCTACTTGGTCGGCCGCAAGGCCCAGGCTTACTTTGATTTCCGTTCACGCGAGTACGCACGAGTTTGGACCGGGGAAACTGATTCCCCGCGTTTCGAAACCGCACGCGAGCTGCGCGACGTTCTCCTTGAGGACTTCGACACCGACTTCGAGCAGGGTGGCGTGGATGAAATCCACGTCGTCTACACCCAGTTCAAGTCGATGGTCACGCAGGAACCGACGGTCATCCGTCTGTTGCCGTTGGAGGTTGTCGAGGATGAATCCGAGACTCCAACCGACGAGCTATTGCCACTGTACGAGTTTGAGCCATCGCCGGAAGAAGTGCTTGATTCACTGCTCCCGCGCTACATCGATTCTCGACTGTTCAACTGCCAGTTGCAGTCCGCAGCTTCCGAACTCGCTGCACGTCAGCGCGCTATGAAGGCCGCAGGCGACAACGCTGGTGAACTGATCAAGAAGTACACCCGATTGCTCAACAATGCCCGTCAGGCTGAAATCACCCAGGAGCTTTCGGAAATTATCGCCGGCGCAGACGCGCTGAACAGCTAA